One segment of Desulfosudis oleivorans Hxd3 DNA contains the following:
- a CDS encoding 4Fe-4S binding protein, protein MGKKKYAAHTSHSEPGPGDGGNTGSWRVEYPVIDESRCIPAKKKTRGCFLCWLHCPDGVISQTIPPAIDLQYCKGCGICAEECPAGAITMVAETERKEE, encoded by the coding sequence ATGGGAAAAAAGAAATACGCGGCCCACACGTCCCACAGTGAACCCGGCCCCGGAGACGGCGGCAACACCGGTTCCTGGCGGGTGGAATATCCGGTCATCGACGAAAGTCGTTGCATTCCGGCCAAAAAGAAAACCCGGGGCTGCTTTCTGTGCTGGCTGCACTGCCCGGACGGCGTGATTTCCCAGACCATTCCGCCCGCCATTGACCTGCAATACTGCAAGGGGTGCGGCATCTGCGCCGAAGAGTGCCCGGCCGGCGCCATCACCATGGTGGCGGAAACCGAAAGAAAAGAGGAGTAA
- a CDS encoding pyruvate ferredoxin oxidoreductase → MHIIDSGNTAAATGVKLARVQVIAAYPITPQTPLTEKLSEFVESGEMKAEYIPVESEHSALAVCIAASSTGARAFTATSANGLLYMHEQVHWAAGARLPLVMCVANRGVGAPWSIWNDHQDTMSQRDTGWIHLHAANHQQIIDTVIQAFRIAETVRVPVMVCYDGYLLSHTHMPFDVPDPDQADAFLAGSSPSALLNPARPMNLNTVTLPDVRPDVRGDMAPSYMEIRHDLHQDMRRAITVVEETDKAYLDRFGRGGHPLFEGYRCDDADYVALCMGSLSLQMRKVVDLLRDENIRAGVMGLRLFRPFPAEQLAQALGNLKGIAVFEKAISYGYEGPLASELKAALYNAPTRPKVGNFVLGLGGRTIKTEDLHTAFKDFCQTPKADAQPTWIDIKM, encoded by the coding sequence ATGCACATCATTGATTCCGGCAACACCGCCGCCGCCACAGGCGTCAAACTGGCCCGGGTACAGGTCATCGCCGCCTATCCCATCACCCCCCAGACCCCGCTGACGGAAAAGCTCTCCGAGTTCGTGGAGTCCGGCGAGATGAAGGCCGAGTACATTCCCGTGGAAAGCGAACACAGCGCCCTGGCCGTGTGCATTGCCGCCTCCAGCACCGGGGCCCGGGCCTTTACCGCCACCAGCGCCAACGGCCTGCTCTACATGCACGAGCAGGTTCACTGGGCCGCCGGCGCCCGGCTGCCCCTGGTCATGTGCGTGGCCAACCGGGGCGTGGGCGCGCCCTGGTCCATCTGGAACGACCACCAGGACACCATGTCCCAGCGGGACACCGGCTGGATCCACCTGCACGCGGCCAACCACCAGCAGATCATCGACACCGTGATCCAGGCCTTCCGCATTGCCGAAACCGTGCGCGTCCCGGTGATGGTCTGTTACGACGGCTACCTGCTCTCCCACACCCACATGCCGTTCGACGTGCCCGATCCGGACCAGGCAGACGCCTTTCTGGCCGGAAGCTCGCCCTCGGCCCTGCTGAACCCGGCCAGGCCCATGAACCTGAACACCGTCACCCTGCCCGACGTGCGGCCCGACGTGCGCGGCGATATGGCCCCTTCCTACATGGAGATCCGCCACGACCTGCACCAGGACATGCGCCGGGCCATCACCGTGGTGGAAGAGACGGACAAGGCCTACCTGGACCGGTTCGGCCGGGGGGGCCATCCCCTTTTTGAAGGCTACCGGTGCGACGATGCCGATTACGTGGCCCTGTGCATGGGTTCGCTTTCCCTTCAGATGCGCAAAGTGGTGGACCTGCTGCGCGATGAAAACATTCGCGCCGGCGTCATGGGCCTGCGGCTTTTCCGGCCCTTTCCCGCCGAACAGCTGGCACAGGCCCTGGGCAACCTCAAAGGCATTGCCGTGTTTGAAAAGGCGATCAGCTACGGGTATGAAGGCCCGCTGGCCAGTGAACTCAAAGCAGCCTTGTACAACGCGCCCACCCGGCCGAAGGTGGGCAACTTTGTCCTGGGCCTGGGCGGCAGAACCATTAAAACCGAAGACCTGCACACGGCCTTCAAGGACTTCTGCCAGACACCCAAAGCCGACGCGCAGCCCACATGGATAGATATTAAAAT